A portion of the Ferrovum sp. JA12 genome contains these proteins:
- a CDS encoding transporter substrate-binding protein, producing the protein MHKSNVRKKYSKVLFSKSVIGLFLSTLCLGAVSAKAASNMAVTDKEVTIGILHSSSGTMAISETGAREAEILAIEQINASGGVLGRKIKYIYEDGASDWPTFAEKAKKLLESDHVAAIMGCWTSASRKAVLPVLERDNGLLYYPTFYEGLEQSKNVVYTGQEATQQVFASLDWLAKTKHAKTFYLVGSDYIWPRTTMKLAREYIERVLHGKIVGEEYAALGSTQFGSTINKIKLKKPDVIYAAVVGGSNVSFYKQLKASGVTGNKQTLLTLSTSEDEVDGIGGDNVAGFYSAFKYFETLDTPENKKFVSEFHKRWGANAPIGDVTQAAYEGPWLWKKAVEMAGSFETDKVVKAEESGKISLDAPEGMVYLMPNHHLKSKLRIGEWRKDGQADIVYTSDYIIPNPFPKGY; encoded by the coding sequence ATGCATAAATCCAACGTAAGAAAGAAGTATTCAAAAGTTCTATTTTCCAAATCAGTAATTGGTTTGTTTTTATCTACCCTTTGTCTTGGCGCAGTCAGTGCTAAAGCCGCTTCAAATATGGCTGTGACTGACAAAGAGGTCACTATAGGTATACTTCACTCCTCTTCAGGCACCATGGCTATTTCCGAAACGGGCGCAAGAGAAGCCGAGATTTTAGCGATTGAACAAATCAATGCCTCGGGAGGTGTACTAGGCAGAAAAATTAAATACATTTACGAAGATGGGGCGTCAGATTGGCCTACCTTTGCTGAAAAAGCAAAAAAATTATTGGAGTCAGATCATGTGGCTGCAATTATGGGTTGTTGGACTTCTGCCTCAAGAAAAGCTGTTTTACCCGTTCTAGAAAGAGATAACGGCTTACTTTATTATCCAACTTTTTATGAGGGATTAGAGCAATCTAAAAATGTTGTTTATACAGGTCAAGAAGCAACACAACAGGTATTTGCAAGTCTTGATTGGCTGGCTAAAACCAAACATGCAAAAACCTTCTATTTGGTTGGTTCCGATTATATCTGGCCACGTACTACAATGAAATTAGCCAGAGAATATATTGAACGAGTTCTTCATGGAAAAATTGTTGGAGAAGAGTACGCTGCGCTGGGTAGTACACAATTTGGATCAACCATCAACAAGATAAAACTAAAAAAACCAGATGTTATTTATGCCGCTGTGGTGGGTGGATCTAACGTCTCTTTCTATAAACAATTAAAGGCCTCCGGTGTCACGGGTAATAAACAGACTCTATTAACTTTGTCTACCTCAGAAGATGAAGTGGATGGCATTGGTGGTGACAACGTGGCTGGATTTTATTCTGCCTTTAAATATTTCGAAACTCTAGATACTCCTGAAAACAAAAAGTTTGTTAGTGAATTTCATAAAAGATGGGGTGCTAATGCTCCTATTGGGGACGTCACACAAGCTGCCTACGAGGGGCCCTGGTTATGGAAGAAAGCTGTTGAGATGGCTGGCAGTTTTGAAACAGACAAAGTGGTTAAAGCTGAAGAATCTGGAAAGATTAGTTTAGATGCGCCAGAGGGCATGGTGTATTTGATGCCCAATCATCACTTGAAATCAAAATTGAGAATTGGTGAATGGCGTAAGGATGGTCAAGCAGATATTGTTTATACCTCTGATTATATTATCCCCAACCCTTTCCCAAAAGGTTACTAG
- the urtB gene encoding urea ABC transporter permease subunit UrtB yields MGGYSLSDMSSILIMQGFSGLSMFSVLLLMALGLAIIFGQMGVINMAHGEFMTIGAYTIYLTSSLTNHYLPSLKPYYFLIAIGVAFCLAFAIGYLVEYVLIRHLYKRPLDTLLATWGLSLIMQQLFRSIFGGREVSADLPDWLMGSWKPTDSIDIPLNGIFVLIMSLLVCIAVGLFLFKSQWGLKVRATTQNRIMAGAVGINTKMIDRITFAMGCGIAGIAGACFTTIASTSPTSGSLYIVDTFLVVVFGGAASLLGTVASAFSIAQAQSILTFFMTNAMGKVVTLLTIIVILMIRPEGLMRNKVRR; encoded by the coding sequence ATGGGTGGTTATTCATTATCTGATATGTCATCGATATTGATTATGCAAGGCTTTTCAGGGCTAAGCATGTTTAGTGTTCTACTGCTAATGGCTCTTGGTCTGGCAATCATTTTTGGGCAAATGGGGGTCATTAATATGGCGCATGGTGAGTTTATGACCATTGGTGCCTATACCATTTATCTGACTTCATCATTAACTAACCATTATTTGCCATCATTGAAACCCTATTATTTCCTTATTGCTATTGGCGTTGCTTTTTGCCTGGCTTTTGCTATTGGTTATTTGGTGGAATATGTCTTAATACGACATTTATATAAAAGGCCTCTTGATACATTGCTTGCTACCTGGGGGTTGAGTCTCATTATGCAACAATTATTTAGATCCATATTTGGAGGCAGAGAGGTAAGTGCTGATTTACCCGATTGGCTGATGGGTTCTTGGAAGCCAACAGATTCTATAGACATTCCCCTCAATGGTATTTTCGTACTAATCATGTCATTACTGGTGTGTATAGCAGTAGGATTATTTCTATTTAAATCTCAGTGGGGATTAAAAGTACGGGCCACGACTCAAAATAGAATCATGGCAGGTGCTGTGGGTATTAATACAAAAATGATTGACCGTATAACTTTTGCTATGGGGTGTGGTATAGCAGGGATTGCTGGGGCTTGTTTTACAACCATTGCTTCTACCAGTCCCACAAGCGGCTCTTTATATATTGTAGATACTTTCCTTGTGGTGGTATTTGGTGGTGCGGCCAGTTTACTGGGTACTGTGGCCTCCGCCTTCTCAATTGCTCAGGCGCAATCAATACTCACTTTCTTTATGACTAATGCAATGGGAAAAGTAGTTACTTTATTGACCATTATTGTCATATTAATGATTAGACCTGAAGGTCTGATGCGTAACAAAGTCAGACGATAA
- the urtC gene encoding urea ABC transporter permease subunit UrtC — MQTFVSRLIKNKSSVDLIIIGIIIFVVFPLGLDIFRLNLVGKYLTFAFTSIGLVMLWGYGGILSLGQGIFFGIGGYCMAMYLKLEASDPVSTSHQTTPGIPDFMDWNQITQLPSFWIPFHSLLFTIVAIIVIPIIIATLIGTSMFKRRVSGVYFSIITQAIAAIVTILVVGQQGFTGGINGITDLKTLHGWNINSDFAKYILYFINGGLLILCIVLCKYVTSTKLGRLLLALRDKEDRVRFSGYDVANFKIFAFALAAVISSIGGAMFTLQVGFMSPSIIGIVPSIEMVIFAAIGGRMSLIGAVYGALVVNYGKTLFSESFPTLWLFFMGALFIGVVMFFPEGLSGLYLKYWPMVKNKLMNKFWAKKTVTGSSIS, encoded by the coding sequence ATGCAAACATTTGTTAGTCGTCTAATAAAAAACAAATCATCGGTAGACCTAATCATTATCGGGATTATTATCTTTGTTGTATTCCCACTTGGTCTGGATATATTTAGATTAAATTTAGTAGGTAAGTATCTCACCTTTGCGTTTACATCAATCGGTCTTGTTATGCTCTGGGGATACGGGGGTATTTTGAGTTTGGGACAAGGGATCTTTTTCGGGATTGGTGGCTATTGTATGGCCATGTATCTCAAACTAGAGGCCTCTGATCCTGTGAGTACTTCACATCAGACCACACCAGGTATCCCCGACTTCATGGATTGGAATCAAATCACACAACTTCCTAGCTTTTGGATTCCGTTTCATAGTCTTCTTTTTACAATTGTGGCGATTATCGTGATTCCAATCATTATTGCCACTTTGATTGGTACCTCTATGTTTAAACGCAGAGTGAGTGGGGTGTATTTTTCAATCATTACACAAGCCATTGCGGCCATTGTGACAATTCTTGTGGTGGGTCAACAAGGATTCACAGGGGGAATTAATGGCATTACGGATTTGAAAACTTTACATGGTTGGAATATCAACAGTGATTTTGCCAAATATATTCTCTACTTCATCAATGGTGGTTTATTAATTTTATGTATTGTTCTATGTAAGTATGTGACCTCAACAAAACTAGGCAGATTGTTATTGGCATTAAGGGATAAAGAAGACCGAGTTCGTTTTTCAGGTTATGACGTGGCGAATTTTAAAATCTTTGCGTTTGCTTTAGCCGCAGTTATCTCCTCTATTGGGGGGGCCATGTTCACCTTGCAGGTGGGATTTATGTCGCCTTCAATAATCGGCATTGTCCCGTCTATTGAAATGGTGATATTTGCAGCCATAGGGGGACGTATGTCTCTTATCGGTGCGGTGTATGGAGCTTTAGTGGTGAACTATGGCAAAACTCTCTTTTCTGAATCCTTCCCAACATTATGGCTATTTTTTATGGGAGCCCTCTTTATTGGAGTCGTTATGTTTTTTCCTGAAGGGTTATCAGGACTATATCTCAAGTACTGGCCAATGGTTAAAAACAAACTCATGAATAAATTCTGGGCAAAAAAAACAGTCACTGGTTCATCAATTAGCTAA
- the urtD gene encoding urea ABC transporter ATP-binding protein UrtD, producing the protein MSKISLAIEGLTVSFDGFKAVDDLNLYVEENELRVIIGPNGAGKTTVLDLICGKTKASSGSIKFKDKELTQLPEYKLVQLGVGRKFQTPSIYENLTVFENLEISYPKGRDVLGALLFKRDSIVENKISEIAEMIFLNDLLNMQAGLLSHGQKQWLEIGMLLIQDPELLMLDEPVAGMSVVEREKTAELLKKIAQGRSLIVIEHDMEFVKRIAHKVTVLHQGKLLAEGNMESIQSNPKVIEVYLGH; encoded by the coding sequence ATGTCAAAAATTTCACTTGCAATAGAAGGCTTAACCGTTTCATTTGATGGATTCAAGGCGGTAGATGACTTAAATTTATATGTTGAAGAAAATGAATTAAGAGTCATTATTGGCCCCAATGGTGCTGGAAAAACCACTGTATTAGATTTGATATGTGGAAAAACAAAAGCCAGTTCAGGATCAATTAAATTCAAAGACAAGGAGTTAACACAGTTACCTGAATACAAATTAGTCCAGCTAGGCGTAGGAAGAAAATTTCAAACTCCTTCTATCTATGAGAACTTAACTGTATTTGAAAATCTTGAGATTTCTTATCCCAAAGGGAGAGATGTATTAGGAGCCCTACTGTTCAAAAGGGACAGTATTGTAGAGAACAAAATATCAGAAATCGCTGAAATGATTTTCTTGAATGATTTGTTGAATATGCAAGCAGGGCTATTGAGTCATGGTCAAAAACAATGGCTTGAAATAGGCATGTTGTTAATACAGGATCCAGAGTTACTGATGTTAGACGAACCTGTGGCGGGAATGAGTGTGGTTGAGCGTGAAAAAACTGCAGAGTTATTAAAAAAAATAGCACAGGGACGCTCTCTCATAGTCATTGAACACGATATGGAGTTTGTGAAACGTATTGCTCATAAAGTCACTGTCTTACATCAAGGAAAATTGCTGGCAGAGGGAAATATGGAGTCGATTCAATCGAACCCAAAAGTTATTGAAGTTTATTTAGGTCATTGA
- the urtE gene encoding urea ABC transporter ATP-binding subunit UrtE, whose translation MFSIKNLNSGYAQSKVISDISLDINKQEIVAIMGRNGMGKTTLFKTLMGVIPTMSGEVVVDGVSLSTMETFSRVKNGIAYVPQGRMIFSNMTVLENIQTGLSSEYDGKVPDDIYALFPVLYDMQKRKGGNLSGGQQQQLAIARALATNPKVLLLDEPTEGIQPSIIKDIAKTLKEIRKLKELTIVVSEQVLSFTMEIADRFCVIEKGKFVYQNVASNVDEKIISSYLSV comes from the coding sequence ATGTTTTCTATTAAAAATCTCAATTCTGGATATGCTCAGAGTAAGGTGATTAGTGATATTTCTTTAGATATTAATAAACAAGAAATCGTGGCAATAATGGGTCGTAATGGAATGGGTAAAACCACTTTATTTAAAACCTTAATGGGAGTTATTCCAACCATGTCAGGTGAAGTAGTTGTTGATGGGGTGTCCCTATCAACAATGGAAACCTTTAGTCGCGTGAAAAATGGTATAGCGTATGTACCACAAGGAAGAATGATATTTTCAAATATGACAGTACTAGAAAATATTCAAACTGGCCTCTCCTCTGAATATGATGGAAAAGTTCCTGATGATATCTATGCATTATTTCCTGTTTTGTATGATATGCAAAAACGAAAAGGAGGTAATTTGTCAGGCGGACAACAACAGCAGTTGGCTATTGCCCGTGCGCTAGCCACCAATCCAAAAGTGTTATTGCTTGATGAACCCACGGAGGGTATTCAACCTTCCATTATTAAAGATATCGCTAAAACTCTTAAAGAAATACGTAAATTAAAAGAATTGACCATTGTGGTGTCCGAGCAAGTATTAAGTTTCACAATGGAGATTGCTGACCGTTTTTGTGTCATAGAAAAAGGTAAGTTTGTTTATCAAAATGTTGCATCCAATGTAGATGAAAAAATCATTAGTTCATATTTATCAGTTTAA
- the fmdA gene encoding formamidase yields MTDTLIKVDLKESPYNNENIHNRWHPDIPMACWVKPGHDFILETYDWTGGFIKNDDSADDVRDIDLSIVHFLSGPVGVEGAEPGDLLVVDLLDIGAKQESLWGFNGFFSKNNGGGFLTEFFPHAQKSIWDIQGMFTKSRHVPGVNYAGLIHPGLIGCLPSHDLLEQWNSREQALIDTNPQRVPPLANPPFPSTAHMGKLTGDAKAAAAMTGARTVPPREHGGNCDIKDLSRGSKIFFPVYVKGAGLSVGDLHFSQGDGEITFCGAIEMAGWVHMKVELIKGGMEKYGIKNPIFQPSPITPNYKDYLIFEGISVDNSGKQYYLDVNVAYQQACLNAIEYLTKFGYSPSQAYSILGTAPVQGHISGVVDIPNSCATLWLPTDIFEFDIKPNALGPTIFINGGATMPISFDKE; encoded by the coding sequence ATGACCGATACATTAATTAAAGTTGATTTAAAAGAGTCACCTTATAACAATGAGAACATCCACAATCGTTGGCATCCGGATATTCCCATGGCCTGTTGGGTTAAGCCAGGTCATGATTTTATCTTAGAGACCTATGATTGGACGGGTGGTTTTATTAAAAATGACGACTCTGCTGATGATGTGAGAGACATTGATTTATCCATTGTACATTTTCTGTCCGGACCAGTAGGCGTGGAAGGCGCTGAGCCGGGGGATCTATTGGTAGTGGACCTACTTGACATTGGGGCAAAACAAGAGAGTTTATGGGGATTTAATGGGTTCTTTTCAAAAAACAACGGCGGTGGTTTTTTAACGGAATTTTTCCCCCATGCCCAAAAATCAATTTGGGATATACAAGGCATGTTTACTAAAAGTCGACATGTTCCTGGTGTAAATTATGCTGGCTTAATTCACCCTGGATTAATTGGCTGTTTACCCAGCCATGATTTACTCGAACAATGGAATTCACGTGAACAAGCGTTAATTGATACCAATCCGCAGAGAGTCCCTCCTTTAGCCAATCCTCCTTTTCCCTCTACAGCCCATATGGGTAAATTAACGGGTGACGCCAAGGCTGCAGCAGCCATGACCGGAGCCAGAACGGTACCACCCAGAGAACACGGTGGAAATTGTGATATTAAAGATTTATCACGTGGTTCTAAAATATTTTTTCCAGTTTATGTCAAAGGCGCTGGCTTATCCGTAGGCGATCTACATTTCAGTCAAGGTGACGGTGAAATTACCTTTTGTGGTGCTATTGAAATGGCGGGTTGGGTACATATGAAAGTTGAGTTAATCAAAGGGGGAATGGAGAAATACGGTATTAAGAACCCAATTTTTCAGCCCAGTCCTATTACACCTAACTACAAGGACTATTTGATATTCGAGGGTATTTCTGTAGATAACTCTGGTAAACAGTATTATTTAGATGTGAATGTGGCTTATCAACAGGCCTGTTTAAACGCTATAGAGTACTTAACAAAGTTTGGTTATAGTCCATCTCAAGCCTATTCAATTTTAGGTACGGCCCCCGTTCAAGGTCATATTAGTGGGGTAGTGGATATTCCTAATTCATGCGCTACGCTTTGGTTACCTACAGATATTTTTGAATTTGATATTAAACCGAATGCTTTAGGTCCTACTATATTTATTAATGGTGGGGCAACTATGCCCATTTCTTTTGATAAGGAATAG
- a CDS encoding FmdB family zinc ribbon protein yields MPTYDFYCTQCGSFELMLKISHRNEPQSCPECGGGAVRQILYAPQLVDMPIERRQAMQINERSAHEPKLKSHGSGCSCCSTSTSEKAPKAFANKRPWMISH; encoded by the coding sequence ATGCCTACTTATGATTTTTATTGTACACAATGTGGTTCTTTTGAATTGATGTTAAAAATAAGTCATCGAAATGAACCACAGTCTTGTCCTGAATGTGGAGGAGGGGCTGTAAGACAGATTCTCTATGCTCCACAATTAGTAGATATGCCAATTGAAAGGCGTCAAGCCATGCAAATCAATGAGCGATCCGCCCATGAACCAAAACTAAAATCCCATGGTTCGGGTTGTTCTTGTTGCAGTACTTCAACATCAGAAAAAGCACCTAAGGCTTTTGCTAACAAAAGACCTTGGATGATTAGTCATTAA